From the genome of Phoenix dactylifera cultivar Barhee BC4 unplaced genomic scaffold, palm_55x_up_171113_PBpolish2nd_filt_p 000143F, whole genome shotgun sequence:
CTTGCAGACTCATCGATGATCCCATCAGTAACTTTTTGTGGAAGATATCTCCAACAGAACTTACAGCAGCACTGAGTTGTCGAATGCATGGAAAAAATATAGAGGGGACCCAGAAGAATGGTGCTCTTTTGGCACAGACTTAtggatcttctgtctttggggagGCAACAGGTCTATAGAAAGCATGATTCTGGCAAGAATATGACCGTCGGAGTTTTTGTAATGGTTCTGTACTTATGTTGAAGCAAGGTTGTTTTGGCTCCAAACTTTTCACAGAACTGCAGTCTTGAGCTATTCTCCAAGTATGTTTATGTAAAATTAGAATAATAAAATCTGACTGCCTCCATCAATGAAAATAAGCCTCCTCAAGCAGCATGTTGTTGGTGGTCTTGCATTAGCAGCATCTTGTTTAATTTGATGcttagaatttttttattattgataTTTCAATGGTTGTGGTTGTGATACATCCTTGCTGAATATTAGGACCCTATAAACTTAAAAGATTTTCAGGTAACAATGATAGGGGCCGGGTGCTTTGCGTAAGTTTTAGATTTGTATCCTGGGATCTTTATGAAAGCTAGTTTTATGCCATTCTTTGCTGTAACAACTCACAAGGGATCTTTTCTGCGGAAGTTAGTTTTATGCCATCAATTTGGGGTTGCTTTCATTATGGACTTATCAGGCAAGGTGCAATTCTTGAGATGGAATTCTGCAGGaaattctttatttcttttttaaaaaaaaattgttacaaCCATCTCAAGTCAAACATTGTTTACTCTCATCTTTTCCCTATCCTTCACAGCTTTCTGTTGAGTGGATATCCCCTAGATGCTGCATGCAGTAGCCATGGGTTGTTAACTTCCCGTTTATCCATAAAAAGCGATCTTAAGTAGATCATATCATTATAGATAGTTAAGGAAGGCATTCTTTACGAAGTTGCAAGTATGAATATCAAGTTTTATCGCACAAGCATAAGGTGGCATGCTTATTAATTCAGATACACAGAAGGCCTTGATTCCTCAGGCTTGGCTTCATGGCGGAAGTCTCCTAGTCTTCTACTCCAAGCTCCTCTCCTCAAAAAAGTCAATAACCACTCCATGATCCAACTCGGACCACATATTCGACATACTGATAAGGGCTCCTCCAGCTAGCAATCAGTCTATCCTGTTACTCGAAATATAATAATACAAAGTCATGTTCTTCACGAGCCGCAGTTTTAAATGAGACAGGGCCACAAACTTGACTCATACTACCACCCTTAGTCCTCCATGCCAATTACTAGGGAGATGAGAAACGAGGGACCCATCATAGCGACACCATGCGTACTAGAGAATCCAAAGATGATACTAGCAAATCGGGATAGCCCTCCCTTGCTTTTTTCCTAGCTTTCCAAGCCATGTCATATGAAATATAGCCGTTGCATACATACCTCATTTGTGCCCACTGCTTACAAAGAGAGTAAGAGCGAGAGGAGATTTTTTGCATGAACAGTAACAGAACCAAAGAAGGTACACGTACTGGCTCGAGGGAAGGGGAGAGCgtgtgagtgagagagagagagagagagagagagagagagaatagaatAAAGACACAGATGAGAAATAGGACAAGACAAGGAGAGAGATCTTTTTCATTGGCACCAGTAACCCTTCTAAATTGTCTCCTTTATttactccctctctctctttctctccctcttatGGGGGCAGCAGGAGATTTATCTTTTACCTTTACGATTGTTGCGAGTTGGGGGCTTTGTTGGGTGGAACGCGTGCTGCATGGAGACAGCAAGACAAGGCCATTAACCCGGTGGCgtgacttcaaaaaaaaaaaaaaaaaaaaaaacgtggtCCAATCGCCTTCGCCCACGTCGTTATCGTTGCCGTGCCCCGTGCACGCCAACCCTCAGCGCCGGGGCCCGCCCTTGTTCcaattctttttccttctctcctTTCCCCCTTTTCGCTAGCCTAATTTCAGATGACTTTAGCTtgcaaagagccaaagatcgaACTGTAAATGGCGAGAGCTACATACATGGTCACGTGAGGCATGTGCAAGTGCACGTTGATGCCATAACTTATATTGGATTTACTGCTACAATGTAACTCTCACATTCTGTAGTTCCGACAGAGAAACGTACACCTCAAGGTAACAAtaattggcttttttttttggatgattttGACGTTAGATATTACCTTGAGAGAGAGTTATTCTGGTGATAAGTTACTGTAAAATTTTTAGTGTCGTTTGAATCCCAGACAACAATACAGTGCTTGGATTTTGTGTTGTACAACAAAAAAACAAGCTTGATCGATCCATAACTAGTGGCACTTTTTAATGTATTTACACATGGGAAGACTCCATGAGAAAAGAAGGTAACAATGACATCTAATAAAATCACAATTATTCATGCACTGATCATCTGTTCTGGATTCAACGATTGTATTTTAGGAGGAGAAAATGAGGGTTAACCAAGGCGCATTCAGACACCTATTTTTTGCATTCAAAGACAATATATACGGATGATATCGTTTGCTTTGCTGAAGTTCTCTCCATATAGTTACGGTCTGCTTTCTTTTCGTGGATATattaaattcaactaaaaaatccTCATTAGATCATGAAATGACTTATATAATATTTTGCCATATATTGGGTGTTATTTTATTCTATTTAAGCTGCACCACTAGCTACGCCAATCATTTTATTAGACAAATTCAATAGGATAATCAATAACGGTATGCCTTTTTTAATCAGTATGACATCTATTGAGTTCATGAAAAATTGTATTTTAGTATTACTTGAAGTCATgttgataaaaaatatatattatattacctACCCTATTAGAATTATGCGATAAAATGGTCTATAAGTATTTTCCTCTACTTAAATCATAGTTAAAAAGATGAATATTTCAATTTTTGCCAAGCTTACGATGAGATAATGTAGTTTCTTCAATGTAGCATTACATGCTAATACCGTTGACTATTATAATTAGAAATTGATTAATATAAGAATAATAACTATTAGTTATTAGAAATAATActaaatatgaataaaataattatcaacaaattataataatgatctttttaaaaattaatttatatttataaaatatgttttTAGCTCAGAAGAAGTTAATCCCTACTTGTTACCATATATCCATCCATTGAAGGTTGATGCCAATCGAAATCAGAGCTCCATTTTCTTCCTCATATGTCAAGAAAGGATACCATCCGAGCAAAATATGCAAAACAAAATATTAAACTAAAAGCCATACTTTGCTGAATAATTTATCTTACTTAAATTGCTTTTATATATAGTAAACTGTGACAACGGCCATTCTAAGGTGTGGAAGCAATTCGTGGGTACGCTTCTCACGGTCAAAGTAAGAGGTGAAaaccttagcaaaaaaaaagaaaagtaaggGGTGAAAAAGAGATGGCGTCCTCGCATAGGGAGCGTAGTGCTTGTTTTGTGTGGAAAGGGAGGGGAACCAGCCTTTCACTCTCACCGTAAAGTGGGGTTCCCACCACCCTACGTTCTCTCGCTTTCCTATTTAACAAGGCGCtttgtataataaaataatatagctTCTGCACCGAAACCAGATACAAAGAACCAACCATATTGATCCATacataaattattaaaaaaaaaacaattagaGCGTGATTACATTGTACATTGTAATTGAATGGATCTAGCAAGTTCGAATGGGTGgttagggctgttaacgagccgagccaagCCTGAGCCTgggagagctcggctcggctcgtttcacagaagctcgggctcgggctcagtAACAAGCTGTatattgggctcgagctcggacttgcttggcaaagcaaaggctcgggcttgagctcgtaaaactcgtttcaattacgagctccaAAACGAGCCCGGGCTCGATAACAGGCTATTTTTCTCTATGTGGtcagatttttatgaattatggtGTTGAAATAAGATTTTTCAGTGGAAGACTAGAGCTTGTTTGGGCttgtgagctgctcgggctcgggtgTAAACAAGTCtcatattgggctcgggctcgtttgactaacgagccgagcccgagcagctcgctcATTAACAGCCCTATGGGTGATATCCTTAAAATATCTCAACCtgttttttcgaaaaaaaaaacaaaagtagAACCCTAGGTTTTTTTATGCAGGAATTTCACTGATTTATAGgagaatcaaagaaaaaaaaagcaaaaataacaatAGTGCCAAGCAAGCCCTCGGATTTTTTATGTTCGTTTTGTTGGTTGTTTTGTATGAGATCTTTTGAGCAGGATGCAACTCCGGTGCCTTGGGTTAGCCAAGTAGCCCAAACCAAATCGGACTCGACCagcaaggaatccaaatttatccTGGCTTAATTTGACATTTAGCATGATTACATGGTTTGAAACTAGACTAATTCCAAAAGTTTTTAACCTGACATTTTGACGACTTTAGCTAGGTCTGGTTGGTTCAAGCAAGAATCATGTTGGATTGAGATATAATCCAGGAGCCTACATTGGAAAACATATCTTGAGTTGGGCTTGAAGTGGGTCTGGTTTGAAGCCTTTTTATGTAAGTTTGAATTGGGCTTGCGTAACGAGATTGACATATTTCTAGCCTTCTCTTGCATGAAATGACATGATAGGCAACTCCCATTTTCTGAAAAGATCTTTCTAGCCAAACCCTAGCTGAAATTATGTGCATGATGGCTCAACGCATCAAACCTTCCGGTTTGGATCTGGTTATCATAGACCATGTTGCAGCCTGAAATTTAGGTTTGCTTGGAATATATGAATGTTTAACTCTTGCAGTATGTCAACTTCAATGTCTTCttggctttttcttttttccaacaaaaagagaaaaattcttCGAGGTTTTTGCTGTCGGTTGCTGATCACAATTCTTTAGTAATGTCAAGAAAATACCATCATCTGGTGAGGACATAAAACCATAAGGTTGTTAGTGCTCGAATCTATGAGGTTGTTAGTGCATCCACAATCAATCAAGATTATCACATGTTAACGCTTGACATGTATCTTCTCATGCATGGTCTGTGAGATGGATTACCCTGCCAAAGCATGAAAAGAAATATTCTTATAATCATCATTAGCCTTCATCATTAACTTCCAAATCGATACCATCATTGCTTGGTTCCTCACATTGATCATCGTTTGCCTGATGTTCCTCGATGGGATCGATCATAAGAGGAGTAAGGACATTTTTGGTTGCATCTGTATCCACTTTCAACTTCTCATCACAATACCAACACAAGACTTTTGTCATTCATAAGaagacattttttttaaaaaaatccaaacTTTTGTCACCGAGGTGATTTCATGTAATTCTCTCCTCTTGCCTACCTCATCTATGATTATTTGAATCCTCCATTTTCATAACCAGTTTGTTTGGGAGGATCATTCACTTGCAGTGGCTAATATTGTTAGATAAATGTAAAGGCACTTGAATTGTACCATTTTGTATATTCTTTGCATCTGAATACGGCTTGAGAAGAGTAGCATGATGTATGTGCTTTGATGATTGGACAGCTTGACATGATGTCAGTGCTTAAATAAGGGCTTAATCTTTCACCATCTTAAGTAACTAAAACAAATTTGTGAATGCAGTAATGTTACTGATTGATATGTTAGTTTCTTCCCAACTGTCTATTATAAGGCAAAGCTGATTCAGAATTGTCTTTCCTGTGAACAAGCTGAAAAAGTTTTTTGTCCGGAACAGATTGGATATGTAATTGAGCAAGAAGGAGAACTAACTTAAGTTGGGTCAGATCAGGTCAAGTGCGAAAATTCTCTCACCTCAACAAAATCAAACCAAAATCCAGCTTCAGGGTCCAGGGCAGGTCGACACCAGTTTGGGGCTACTGTATATATCTAAAGGACCCACTTTGCAACTCCCATAGCGACACCATTTCACACATCCACCAACTTGATATGAAGTCTGTATTatggattcaaaaaaaaaattgtgacaTTGTTCTATATGAATACAAGGCCAATTCTGTTATTAATGACCCTCTAAGCTGCTCTTCCCAATGAAAAACAGTAACCTGCATGCACTTATCAAGTATAAGACTAACAAAATCTAAGCATAAGGCTAGGATTTATATCAATCAGCATGATTGAAATGTAGAGATTTGGCAGTAGTGCTGGAAGCAGCTTCATAACTTGCCTCTATACCTGACCAACTTTGCTAGTGTTTCTTGAGCAGCTAGAGACTGGGAATGAGTGCGTCCAAGCATCACAGTTCTAATGCTAATACATGTCCTGCAAAGTTCCTCCCCACTGTCGAAGTACCCCCCTCTAAGCATCAGCTTAGCTCTGGTCTCAAGCAATGTGGCCTTGAGGAGTATCACATCTTGCCACACATACTCATCCACCCTCCGGTTGGATTTGAGCTTCTTGCTCCAGCACAAGGACTCATGACGCCAATCTTGTATCTGCGACACAAACGATTTCTCCACCTCCTCGAGCCCATTCGTGCACACCTTGAGCAGCTCCAGAGCCGAATTGCACCTTGAGAACGTCATGAACGATCGGATCGCTAATGGAAGAGCTGTCTTCTTGATGAAGAGAACCATGTCAGCTGCCTCGAGCTGGACGAGCGGGGGTTCCGACTTGAAACCGAATACAAGGAATGCAGAAGCCCAGAGGTGATCTGAGTTCGCTGCTGCGGCATTACCGACCTTCTTCATGCCTCGAACCATGAACTTGGCTGGTGGCAACCCACCTCTCCTCTTTGCAAACATCTGGGTGATTGGGTGGAACTGGATCCAGCAACCGGGTTGTCTCATGGTTCTTTTCGCCAGGCCCAGTTTAACCAGCACGAGAGCAGACTCCACTTCATTCTTCCGAGCATGGCGAGCTAAGAAACAGCAGGTGGAGCAGCAACTGAAGGCCATTGCGAGACCTTTACCCCATTGATGGAAGCCATTTTCTTTTGCAGCCAGTTTATTAGCTGCAGCAGCCAATAGAGTTGACGAGACAGGAGCAGGAGCAAACCAAGCACCGGTAAGAACCATTCGCGATGCAAGGCTTCCTCCTCTATCTCGATCCAAGATGGCTAAGCAAAATGCCAGGATCTTCATCAAGTAAGGGTTGTTCCTGCAGAATCCATCACCATTATCGGTAGCGCACAAAGAGGAGAAATTCTCACCGAGGGAGATTCTTTCGATGGCTTCGAATAGTGCGGACGGAGAGATTGGTAGCTCGGATAGCAGCGACCCGATCACCCACAACCCGAAGCTCAATCTTCCTAATCTCTCATCAAATTTTCTAAGGACTTCCAGTTCCTCGGCAGGGTAGTCCTTCTTCCGTCTTCCTTTGATCAGCAGCAACGAGTCGGCCGAGGACAGCGGTGGGAGCTGCATGGGCTCAAAGCTCATCACCTTTGAGAGCCGGGTTGTCACGATGACATGGGTAGCACCAGTGTTCCTCGGAATTAAATCATGCAGGTCCTTTCCTTCCCACCATTCCTTCTCTGTCTCGAGATTGTCAATTACTAGCAAGTAAGGAACATCTCTGAACAGCTCCCTCCTCACCCTCTGGAATGCGTCAAACTCTTGCTCATCGAAGCTCCTCATccttcctctttccttctcAGCTTCAGCACTAACATCCAATCCCAGATTCATCGACAAGTTCAATATATTCTGCCTGAAATACATTGCCTCTCCACCAACCCACAAGACCATCTTGTATCTCTGAGAGTATCTGTAGGCGAACTCCAGTGCAAGCTCTGTCTTGCCGATTCCCGAGATCCCATTTATGCACATCACACTGGCATTACCATGATGACCCTTGCTCCCCACACTTCTTGATTTCTTGTGTTTCGATCTCTGCTTCTGT
Proteins encoded in this window:
- the LOC103712008 gene encoding uncharacterized protein LOC103712008 produces the protein MDESSPPEAPQDLPICSEFSDSTEPNSKTLTIKIAKSSVDNGDKSVSISPSISISPHLNSPSPPSSAFVSALQSPYISPRALEPPPDSNTTPSATLPSPNSYSGSHSDDIPSTSYTPPSSERYDFSVDPTDQKPKFSDAARVSFSFPAPRISITKGSVSPSSNTKLRSCDVYIGFHGQNINLIRFCKWLKSELELQGIASFAADRAKYSDTQSHEIADRIICSATFGVVVVTPSSFLNALSAEEIRFFAQKKNLIPLLFDTELSKIAGLLDGRLEDKECKEAFEGLSRSNEFKLEANDSSWRSCVSKTVGILQSKLGRNSIAAKETEVFEELPFPRNRHFVGREKELTEIEAAFFGCGDVYEMECPKPVPMTTGGSSRFSDGFADEESDTVRTNGRYISLEMRKCKEPTLEAWIDPVIELTSKGSRLQKQRSKHKKSRSVGSKGHHGNASVMCINGISGIGKTELALEFAYRYSQRYKMVLWVGGEAMYFRQNILNLSMNLGLDVSAEAEKERGRMRSFDEQEFDAFQRVRRELFRDVPYLLVIDNLETEKEWWEGKDLHDLIPRNTGATHVIVTTRLSKVMSFEPMQLPPLSSADSLLLIKGRRKKDYPAEELEVLRKFDERLGRLSFGLWVIGSLLSELPISPSALFEAIERISLGENFSSLCATDNGDGFCRNNPYLMKILAFCLAILDRDRGGSLASRMVLTGAWFAPAPVSSTLLAAAANKLAAKENGFHQWGKGLAMAFSCCSTCCFLARHARKNEVESALVLVKLGLAKRTMRQPGCWIQFHPITQMFAKRRGGLPPAKFMVRGMKKVGNAAAANSDHLWASAFLVFGFKSEPPLVQLEAADMVLFIKKTALPLAIRSFMTFSRCNSALELLKVCTNGLEEVEKSFVSQIQDWRHESLCWSKKLKSNRRVDEYVWQDVILLKATLLETRAKLMLRGGYFDSGEELCRTCISIRTVMLGRTHSQSLAAQETLAKLVRYRGKL